From a region of the Gemmatimonadota bacterium genome:
- the mreD gene encoding rod shape-determining protein MreD, whose protein sequence is MHLKHAILLFLAFVIDSTWGHDIAIRGVIRPDFVLMMLIYGAMGSGAFTGTILGFSVGLLEDFNGPPENLGLNAMCNTLIAYGAGIAGNTLYRDTLSTLLLTLLTASMVHATIYWLIFTRFQLTESAAMLVTVSLPSMLYTIAVALILILGFTFRQGQINVRWLFPE, encoded by the coding sequence ATGCATCTAAAACACGCTATCCTACTATTTCTGGCGTTTGTAATCGACAGCACCTGGGGGCACGATATCGCCATTCGGGGCGTCATCAGGCCCGACTTCGTATTGATGATGCTTATCTATGGCGCGATGGGATCCGGGGCTTTCACGGGGACTATCCTGGGATTCAGCGTAGGACTATTGGAGGATTTCAACGGCCCGCCGGAGAATCTGGGACTCAACGCCATGTGCAACACGTTGATTGCATACGGTGCGGGGATTGCCGGAAACACGCTCTACCGGGACACCCTCTCCACCTTGCTGCTCACGCTGCTTACAGCCAGCATGGTCCATGCCACGATTTACTGGCTCATTTTTACCCGGTTCCAGCTGACTGAATCGGCTGCCATGCTGGTGACGGTTTCGTTGCCCTCGATGCTTTATACCATCGCGGTGGCCCTGATACTCATACTCGGTTTTACCTTTCGGCAGGGACAGATCAATGTCCGGTGGCTATTCCCAGAATGA
- the mrdA gene encoding penicillin-binding protein 2, with product MSGGYSQNDNPAHRGQLYLFIGIVTALFLLLAVRLFYFQIISGEEYRAHSERNRIRPVVLEAPRGLILDRNGVVLAENRPTYTIAAAPFETSDETVGYLGELIGGDASAIRRRLRDSSVNPFNPIPVQRSVSFAIASRVEEHLLELPGVIVQITPDRMYGMGTLASHVLGYVSEINRPELEELAEQGYRSGDIIGKLGVEKAFERYLRGQNGMEFREVNARGEELGPLPGMPVLLPETGKNVYLTLDTRIQAVAEEAIPDNLAGALVAIDPATGAVIAIVSRPGYDPNLFTERIPQEVWDALRGHPLTPLLDRTRDGQYPPASTMKIVTAAAALEERMVTQTMVFRSCNRGYRFGNRWAGCWTSGHGAMSFRDAMTHSCNVYFYQVGHLLGLDRWGRYARGFGFGTSTGFDGGAEQPGLVPDAGLYDPALNRAWIPGKILNLAIGQGELLVTPLQMATMIAAVANGGLLYNPYILDRIESAEGETLEAGEPVVRDRLPVSPKTMRLIQDALIAVVNEGTARSARLPYAQVAGKTGTAENPHGLDHSWFVGYAPADSPRIAVAAVMENAPSGSAVSVVRRVIDAYLSLEHKPVAGRAGSGSGAYAPP from the coding sequence ATGTCCGGTGGCTATTCCCAGAATGACAACCCCGCGCACCGGGGCCAGTTGTATCTGTTTATCGGCATAGTCACCGCACTTTTTCTGCTGCTGGCCGTTCGTCTGTTTTATTTTCAAATAATCTCAGGCGAGGAGTACCGGGCACATTCGGAACGGAACAGGATTCGGCCCGTCGTGCTCGAGGCGCCGCGAGGACTGATTCTGGACCGAAACGGCGTTGTCCTGGCGGAAAACAGGCCTACCTATACCATCGCGGCCGCGCCATTCGAGACGTCCGACGAAACCGTGGGTTATCTGGGGGAACTGATCGGAGGGGACGCCTCAGCCATACGAAGGAGGCTCCGCGATTCATCGGTGAATCCTTTCAATCCGATTCCCGTCCAGCGGAGTGTTTCCTTTGCAATCGCGTCGCGGGTGGAAGAACACCTGCTGGAACTGCCTGGTGTAATCGTTCAGATTACGCCCGACCGGATGTACGGCATGGGTACGCTGGCAAGCCATGTGCTCGGTTACGTTTCCGAGATCAACCGGCCGGAACTGGAGGAACTGGCTGAACAGGGATATCGATCCGGCGACATTATTGGAAAACTGGGGGTGGAGAAAGCCTTTGAACGGTACCTTCGCGGCCAGAACGGCATGGAGTTCAGGGAGGTTAACGCGCGGGGCGAAGAGCTCGGCCCCCTTCCCGGCATGCCGGTTCTTCTGCCGGAAACGGGGAAGAACGTGTATCTGACCCTGGATACCAGGATTCAGGCGGTGGCCGAGGAGGCGATTCCCGACAATCTGGCTGGAGCGCTGGTCGCGATCGATCCCGCGACCGGCGCGGTGATCGCGATCGTCAGCAGGCCCGGATACGATCCCAACCTGTTTACGGAGAGAATACCCCAGGAGGTGTGGGATGCGCTTCGCGGCCATCCACTCACACCCCTGCTGGACCGGACCCGGGACGGGCAGTATCCGCCGGCTTCGACGATGAAAATCGTAACGGCCGCCGCCGCGCTGGAAGAACGAATGGTAACGCAGACCATGGTTTTCCGTTCCTGCAATCGCGGATACCGTTTCGGTAATCGTTGGGCGGGGTGCTGGACCTCCGGTCACGGCGCGATGTCGTTCAGGGATGCCATGACCCATTCGTGCAATGTCTATTTCTACCAGGTGGGACACCTGCTCGGGCTGGATCGCTGGGGACGGTACGCCCGCGGCTTCGGTTTCGGTACCTCGACCGGCTTCGATGGGGGCGCCGAACAGCCCGGCCTCGTGCCTGATGCCGGCCTCTACGATCCGGCGCTGAACCGCGCCTGGATTCCGGGGAAAATCCTGAATCTGGCGATCGGCCAGGGCGAGCTTCTTGTCACGCCCTTGCAGATGGCGACGATGATTGCCGCGGTGGCGAATGGAGGCTTGCTGTACAACCCCTACATACTCGACCGGATAGAGTCGGCCGAAGGCGAGACACTGGAAGCCGGGGAACCGGTGGTCAGGGACCGGCTGCCCGTTTCCCCGAAAACAATGCGCCTGATTCAAGACGCCCTGATTGCCGTGGTAAATGAGGGGACGGCGAGGTCGGCGCGGCTGCCCTACGCGCAGGTGGCCGGAAAGACGGGCACAGCGGAGAATCCACATGGCCTGGATCATTCCTGGTTTGTCGGGTACGCTCCGGCCGATTCGCCGCGAATCGCCGTGGCGGCTGTCATGGAGAATGCCCCTTCGGGTTCTGCCGTATCCGTCGTGAGGCGGGTTATCGATGCCTACCTTTCTCTCGAACACAAACCCGTTGCGGGCCGTGCCGGCTCCGGGTCCGGAGCATATGCCCCACCCTGA